One Manduca sexta isolate Smith_Timp_Sample1 chromosome 28, JHU_Msex_v1.0, whole genome shotgun sequence DNA window includes the following coding sequences:
- the LOC115448993 gene encoding uncharacterized protein LOC115448993, translated as MTKSKTGYFALGFFTFAATFIIISFVSPYWLITDGKLKEPKFIKLGLWEVCFHKFEDVHHWYETIFNSCWWIFEEEYYIIHDLLLPGFFIATQFFFTIALCCVLVSLFLAYIYMKKDKDDENYLTLLVTLGTVLVIGGFAGMISVIIFGARGDGRDWMPNWEHNDLGWAFALGVIGVIALFPAGILFLVEARVQKYKRLHEMQSREPSAYTMHERKISYAGGHTDI; from the exons atgactAAGTCTAAAACTGGGTATTTTGCTCTTGGTTTCTTCACGTTTGCtgctacatttataataatttcatttgttaGCCCATACTGGTTGATAACCGATGGAAAACTCAAGGAACCCAAATTTATTAAACTAG gTTTATGGGAGGTGTGCTTTCATAAATTTGAAGACGTACATCATTGGTATGAAACTATATTCAATAGTTGTTGGTGGATATTCGAAGAAGAGTATTACATTATACATGACTTACTTTTACCCGGATTCTTCATAGCAACGCAATTCTTCTTTACAATAGCGTTATGCTGTGTACTTGTATCGCTATTTTTGGCGTATATTTATATGAAGAAAGATAAAGATGACGAAAATTATTTGACTCTTTTAGTCACTTTGGGGACTGTGCTCGTTATTGGAG gTTTTGCTGGTATGATATCAGTAATCATTTTTGGAGCAAGAGGAGATGGTCGGGACTGGATGCCTAACTGGGAACACAATGACCTTGGTTGGGCTTTTGCTCTTGGGGTCATAGGAGTAATTGCCCTCTTTCCTGCAGGCATCTTATTCTTAGTAGAAGCAagagtacaaaaatataaacggtTACATGAAATGCAGAGCCGTGAGCCTTCAGCATATACTATGCATGAGAGGAAGATAAGCTATGCTGGTGGTCACACTGATATTTAA
- the LOC119188400 gene encoding uncharacterized protein LOC119188400: MKNRSLAGNCGIGVFVIALVTVALAFGTPSWLVSDSRIRSARLDRLGLWNYCFRSLPDPLDQYQRRFFVGCRWVYDPFTTGYDKIRGYLLPGFMIATQFFFTLCLIGVIVSTILVLIFFLCCGPDQSRFVILIRSIGYIMLGAGICGVIAVIIFACFGNTDGWMPDHPNNYLGWSFGLGVVGAVACIVTSALFLTEANIQYKKRNKLKESQSRFEMEYESKA, translated from the exons ATGAAGAATAGGAGTTTGGCCGGTAATTGTGGCATtggtgtgtttgttattgcccTTGTCACTGTGGCATTGGCATTTGGCACACCAAGTTGGTTAGTGAGCGACTCCAGAATAAGAAGTGCCAGACTTGACAG gttgGGACTATGGAACTATTGCTTCAGATCACTGCCAGACCCTCTAGATCAATATCAGAGACGCTTTTTTGTCGGATGTCGTTGGGTTTATGATCCTTTTACAACAGGCTATGATAAGATTCGGGGATATTTGTTGCCAG GTTTTATGATAGCAACGCAATTCTTCTTTACATTATGCCTTATAGGCGTAATAGTATCAACGATTTTGGTCTTAATTTTCTTTCTCTGTTGCGGCCCAGATCAAAGTAGATTTGTGATTTTAATACGAAGTATTGGATACATCATGCTGGGTGCTG GTATTTGTGGCGTCATAGCGGTTATAATATTCGCGTGTTTCGGAAATACAGATGGTTGGATGCCAGACCATCCAAATAACTATTTAG GTTGGTCGTTTGGATTAGGTGTTGTGGGGGCGGTGGCCTGCATTGTAACGTCCGCTCTTTTCTTAACCGAAGCCAATATTCAATACAAGAAACGCAACAAGCTAAAAGAGTCACAATCACGCTTTGAAATGGAGTATGAATCAAAAGCATAA